The Mucilaginibacter mallensis genome has a segment encoding these proteins:
- a CDS encoding K(+)-transporting ATPase subunit C, producing the protein MKTYLLPSIKLTVILLVILGGIYPLAIAAVGRFSPGHGDGETISYKGHVVGYANIGQKFTKDEYFWSRPSAVDYHADGSGGSNKGPTNPDYLKDVNAKIDTFLKHNPGITRAQIPAELVTASGSGLDPDLSPAGAKIQVARIARIRGIPAEKINAIIEATTEQPLLGMFGPAEVNVLKLNVALDELKK; encoded by the coding sequence ATGAAAACTTATTTATTGCCATCTATAAAATTAACCGTCATCCTGTTGGTGATCCTGGGAGGGATCTATCCACTGGCTATTGCCGCTGTAGGAAGGTTCTCACCTGGGCATGGTGATGGAGAAACCATCAGTTATAAGGGACACGTAGTGGGCTATGCGAACATCGGTCAAAAGTTCACTAAGGACGAATACTTCTGGTCACGCCCCTCAGCTGTTGATTATCATGCCGACGGTTCCGGCGGATCAAACAAAGGGCCTACAAATCCTGACTATCTAAAGGATGTGAATGCCAAAATCGATACATTTTTAAAGCACAACCCAGGTATAACCCGTGCACAGATACCTGCCGAACTGGTTACCGCTTCGGGCAGTGGTCTTGATCCTGACCTATCACCCGCCGGTGCAAAAATTCAGGTTGCACGCATAGCTCGTATACGCGGTATTCCAGCCGAGAAGATCAATGCTATTATTGAAGCTACAACCGAACAACCTTTATTGGGCATGTTTGGCCCGGCCGAAGTAAACGTGCTGAAACTAAATGTGGCACTTGATGAATTGAAAAAATAA
- the kdpB gene encoding potassium-transporting ATPase subunit KdpB, translating into MRTQNTLFQGEQVSMALKQSFIKLDPRQLIRNPVMFTVEIGTFVMLIVSIYSLTNKGQGSFGYNFTVFIVLLLTVLFANFAEAIAEARGKAQAESLRKTRSETPARLLVDGKEQMIMSSLLKKGDIFICETNDTIPTDGEIIEGIATIDESAITGESAPVIRESGGDKSSVTGGTKVLSDKIKVMVTTQPGESFLDKMIALVEGASRQKTPNEIALTILLAGFTLIFVIVCVTLKPFADYANTPITIAAFISLFVCLIPTTIGGLLSAIGIAGMDRALRANVITKSGKAVETAGDLDVLLLDKTGTITIGNRKATNFYPAKGISEESFVIACVLSSLADETPEGKSIVELASQRKTAPSIIAPKNSIFIKFTAETRSSGLDTPDGLRVRKGAFDSIRNMAIKAGHQFPIEVEDNVKKISSNGGTPLVVSQNEQILGVIELQDIIKPGIAERFERLRKMGVKTVMVTGDNPLTAKFIAEKAGVDDFIAEAKPEDKMNYIKAEQQGGKLVAMMGDGTNDAPALAQADVGVAMNSGTQAAKEAGNMVDLDNDPTKLIEIVEIGKQLLMTRGTLTTFSIANDVAKYFAIVPALFMVSIPALKALNIMDLHSPESAILSAVIFNAIIIPLLIPLALRGVAYKPIGASALLRRNLLIYGLGGVLIPFIGIKFIDLMVALFI; encoded by the coding sequence ATGAGAACTCAAAATACATTATTCCAGGGCGAGCAGGTAAGTATGGCTTTAAAGCAATCATTTATCAAGCTCGATCCTCGCCAGTTGATCCGTAACCCAGTTATGTTTACCGTGGAGATTGGCACCTTTGTTATGCTGATCGTCAGCATCTATTCTTTGACAAATAAAGGACAGGGCAGCTTTGGCTACAACTTCACTGTCTTTATTGTACTGCTGCTTACCGTGCTGTTTGCCAATTTTGCTGAAGCTATTGCCGAAGCACGCGGCAAGGCACAAGCTGAAAGCCTGCGCAAAACCCGTTCAGAAACACCAGCCCGTTTACTGGTTGATGGCAAGGAACAAATGATCATGTCATCATTACTGAAAAAGGGCGATATATTCATCTGCGAAACCAATGATACCATCCCTACCGATGGCGAGATCATCGAAGGTATTGCTACCATTGATGAATCGGCTATTACAGGTGAATCTGCCCCGGTTATCCGTGAATCAGGTGGTGATAAATCATCTGTAACAGGTGGCACCAAAGTATTATCCGACAAAATAAAAGTGATGGTAACCACCCAGCCCGGCGAAAGCTTTTTGGATAAAATGATTGCCTTAGTTGAAGGTGCATCACGCCAGAAAACGCCAAACGAAATTGCCTTAACTATTTTATTGGCGGGTTTTACATTGATCTTTGTAATCGTATGCGTTACGCTTAAACCTTTTGCGGACTATGCTAATACCCCTATAACCATAGCAGCCTTTATCTCACTTTTTGTTTGTTTGATTCCGACGACTATCGGTGGCCTTTTGTCGGCCATCGGTATCGCCGGTATGGACAGGGCATTGCGTGCCAATGTGATCACCAAATCAGGCAAGGCAGTTGAAACTGCCGGTGACCTTGATGTTTTATTACTGGATAAAACAGGTACCATCACCATAGGCAACCGTAAGGCAACCAACTTTTATCCTGCAAAAGGCATCAGCGAAGAAAGCTTTGTAATTGCCTGTGTGCTGAGCTCACTTGCCGATGAAACACCCGAGGGTAAGTCGATTGTTGAATTAGCAAGCCAAAGAAAAACGGCTCCCTCAATCATAGCGCCTAAAAACTCCATATTCATCAAATTTACTGCCGAAACCCGCTCAAGCGGTTTGGATACACCGGATGGCCTCCGCGTTCGTAAAGGGGCTTTTGATTCCATCAGGAATATGGCCATTAAGGCCGGTCATCAATTCCCAATTGAGGTAGAGGACAATGTAAAGAAGATCTCATCAAACGGCGGAACGCCACTGGTGGTGTCGCAAAATGAGCAAATACTTGGTGTAATTGAATTGCAGGATATCATTAAACCAGGCATAGCTGAACGTTTTGAGCGTTTACGTAAAATGGGCGTAAAAACCGTAATGGTTACCGGTGATAATCCGCTTACTGCCAAATTTATTGCAGAGAAAGCCGGTGTGGATGATTTTATTGCTGAAGCCAAGCCTGAGGATAAAATGAACTATATAAAAGCCGAGCAACAAGGTGGTAAACTGGTAGCCATGATGGGCGACGGTACAAATGACGCCCCTGCGCTTGCCCAGGCTGATGTTGGTGTAGCCATGAACAGCGGTACACAAGCTGCCAAGGAAGCCGGTAACATGGTCGACCTGGATAATGACCCTACCAAGCTGATCGAGATTGTGGAGATTGGTAAGCAATTATTGATGACCCGTGGTACTTTAACCACATTCTCTATCGCTAATGATGTGGCTAAATACTTCGCTATTGTACCGGCTTTATTTATGGTATCCATACCGGCATTAAAGGCCTTGAATATCATGGACCTGCACAGCCCGGAGTCGGCTATACTATCTGCGGTTATTTTCAACGCCATCATTATTCCATTATTAATACCATTGGCTTTAAGAGGGGTAGCCTATAAACCAATAGGAGCGAGCGCATTATTGCGTCGCAATCTATTGATCTATGGTTTAGGGGGCGTCCTGATCCCTTTTATCGGTATTAAATTCATTGATCTGATGGTAGCTCTGTTCATATAA
- a CDS encoding sensor protein KdpD — protein sequence MIEEEKKEQSVEHFMELIKRSRRGKFKIYIGMSAGVGKTYRMLQEAHALMRNGIDVKIGYIETHMRKETQDLIEGLPVIPRRDLFYKGKQLQEMDLQAILSLRPEIVIVDELAHTNIEGSKNEKRWQDVVEILDAGINVISAMNIQHIESLYEDVKCITGIEVSERVPDNVLRQADEVVNIDLTADELVARLRDGKIYTNDKIAFALQNFFQSEKILQLRELALKEVATQLERKIQTEVPGLLQARRERLMCSISTNNETAKLIIRKTGRLATYYNAKWFVVYIQTPKESADRIGLADQRHLINNFKLATQMGADVVRVKSKVVASGMLKAVVDKKITTLCMGKPHLSLLSIILKTATFNELLKTLSKLDVDLVILS from the coding sequence ATGATAGAGGAAGAAAAGAAAGAGCAGTCGGTTGAGCATTTTATGGAACTGATCAAACGCTCCAGGCGCGGCAAGTTTAAGATCTATATCGGCATGAGTGCAGGTGTGGGGAAAACCTATCGTATGCTACAGGAAGCACATGCTTTAATGCGCAATGGTATAGATGTGAAGATCGGTTATATTGAAACCCATATGCGTAAGGAAACACAAGACCTGATAGAGGGGCTTCCGGTTATACCGCGCCGTGATCTGTTTTATAAAGGAAAGCAGTTACAGGAAATGGACTTACAAGCTATTTTATCATTACGCCCCGAGATTGTTATTGTGGATGAATTGGCTCATACCAATATAGAGGGCAGTAAAAATGAAAAACGCTGGCAGGATGTGGTGGAGATTCTGGATGCCGGGATTAACGTGATCAGCGCCATGAATATCCAGCATATTGAGAGCCTGTATGAAGACGTAAAATGCATTACCGGTATTGAGGTGAGCGAACGGGTGCCGGATAATGTATTGCGGCAGGCCGACGAAGTAGTTAATATCGATCTGACGGCTGATGAACTGGTCGCACGTTTAAGGGATGGAAAGATATATACCAACGATAAGATAGCCTTTGCGTTGCAAAACTTCTTCCAGAGTGAAAAGATCCTGCAATTGCGTGAACTGGCGTTAAAAGAGGTGGCCACACAGTTGGAAAGAAAGATTCAAACTGAAGTGCCTGGTTTATTGCAGGCTAGGCGTGAAAGATTGATGTGCAGTATCAGTACTAATAATGAAACGGCTAAGCTCATCATCCGGAAAACAGGCCGCCTTGCTACTTATTACAATGCCAAATGGTTTGTGGTTTATATCCAGACGCCTAAAGAAAGCGCAGACCGCATTGGGTTGGCCGATCAGCGGCATCTCATCAACAATTTTAAGCTGGCTACCCAAATGGGTGCCGACGTGGTGCGCGTTAAAAGTAAGGTAGTGGCCAGTGGCATGCTCAAAGCGGTTGTTGATAAAAAGATCACTACGCTTTGTATGGGTAAACCTCACTTATCTTTGCTCAGTATTATTTTAAAGACAGCCACTTTTAATGAGCTGTTGAAAACGCTGAGCAAATTAGATGTAGATTTAGTAATATTATCATGA
- a CDS encoding FAD-binding dehydrogenase — MYFKSDIIIIGGGLAGLAAANELTEKGVKCIVLDQEGEQNLGGQAFWSFGGLFMVDTPLQRRLGIKDSIELAMQDWMGTAGFDRAEDHWPRKWAEAYVHFAATEKYDWLHQKGIRFFPVVGWAERGGYGAIGHGNSVPRFHVTWGTGPGVIEPFVKNAKIAETKGLIEFKFRHRVTELEVVNGKITGVRGNILQPSDVKRGEKSPDVVVGDFHYDAHAIIIASGGIGANHELVRKNWPHRLGNIPLHLISGVPEHVDGRMLAIAQKSGANLINPDRMWHYTEGIKNWAPIWKNHGIRILPGPSSMWFDATGERLPVPLFPGFDTLGTLTHLGKTGYDYSWFILNQKIIKKEFALSGSEQNPDLTDKSWLDVIKRAFGKKATVPVEAFKANGEDFVIANNLKELVEGMNKLTAEPLLNFENIERQIKARDSQLENSFCKDMQIEAIRNARNYIGDKLIRTAPLHKILDAEAGPMIAVKLHIITRKTLGGLETNLNAQVLGTDGNPIDGLYAAGEAAGFGGGGMHGYRSLEGSFLGGCMFSGRIAGRFVAGVH; from the coding sequence ATGTATTTTAAAAGTGATATTATAATAATTGGCGGCGGCTTAGCAGGTCTGGCTGCTGCCAACGAACTTACCGAAAAGGGCGTAAAATGCATAGTCCTTGATCAGGAGGGCGAACAAAACTTGGGTGGACAGGCTTTTTGGTCGTTCGGTGGTTTATTTATGGTTGATACCCCCCTACAAAGACGTTTAGGAATAAAAGACAGCATCGAACTGGCCATGCAGGATTGGATGGGAACCGCAGGGTTTGACCGGGCCGAAGATCACTGGCCCCGAAAATGGGCTGAAGCTTATGTGCATTTTGCAGCAACAGAAAAATATGATTGGCTGCACCAGAAAGGTATTCGTTTTTTTCCGGTTGTGGGCTGGGCAGAGCGCGGCGGCTATGGTGCTATTGGACATGGCAATTCGGTGCCACGGTTCCATGTAACATGGGGCACTGGGCCCGGTGTAATTGAACCATTTGTTAAAAACGCGAAAATAGCGGAAACCAAAGGGTTGATAGAATTTAAATTTAGGCACAGGGTCACTGAACTTGAGGTGGTGAACGGAAAGATTACTGGAGTAAGGGGGAATATTTTACAGCCGTCAGATGTAAAGCGGGGTGAAAAAAGCCCTGACGTTGTTGTGGGAGATTTTCATTATGATGCACATGCGATTATTATTGCTTCAGGTGGCATAGGTGCAAATCATGAGCTGGTACGCAAAAACTGGCCCCATAGACTGGGAAATATTCCTTTACATCTGATATCAGGCGTCCCCGAACATGTGGATGGCCGTATGCTGGCTATCGCTCAAAAAAGCGGAGCGAACCTTATTAATCCTGACCGCATGTGGCATTATACGGAAGGTATAAAAAATTGGGCGCCTATTTGGAAAAATCATGGCATAAGGATATTACCCGGGCCATCATCAATGTGGTTTGATGCTACAGGAGAAAGGCTGCCTGTACCACTTTTTCCAGGATTTGATACATTGGGCACACTTACCCACCTTGGAAAAACGGGTTACGATTACTCATGGTTTATATTAAACCAAAAGATAATTAAAAAGGAATTTGCACTTTCCGGTTCGGAGCAAAATCCTGACTTGACAGATAAAAGCTGGTTGGACGTTATAAAACGCGCTTTTGGCAAAAAGGCCACCGTGCCGGTTGAAGCGTTTAAAGCAAATGGTGAAGATTTTGTGATCGCCAATAATTTGAAAGAACTGGTTGAGGGTATGAATAAGCTTACCGCTGAGCCTTTGCTTAATTTTGAAAACATTGAAAGACAAATAAAAGCGAGAGATAGCCAATTAGAAAATTCATTTTGCAAGGACATGCAAATTGAAGCTATTAGAAATGCGCGCAACTATATTGGTGATAAGCTGATAAGAACTGCGCCCCTGCATAAAATACTTGATGCTGAAGCAGGGCCGATGATTGCAGTAAAACTCCATATTATTACGCGTAAAACACTTGGTGGGCTCGAAACCAATTTAAATGCTCAGGTATTAGGTACCGATGGGAATCCAATTGACGGATTATATGCTGCAGGTGAAGCTGCAGGGTTTGGCGGCGGCGGTATGCATGGTTACCGTTCTTTGGAAGGATCCTTTTTGGGGGGATGTATGTTTTCCGGGAGAATAGCCGGGAGATTCGTCGCCGGTGTTCATTGA
- a CDS encoding porin, with product MNKKLILLAFFAAAACTAKAAVNNLDTTKMAGDPPLTISGSVDAYYKYDFSGHKNIPTSFANNQNSISIGMIDLGLKKKVGNVSFVGEVSFGPRSDQSLPTANTNYHIQNLYVSYDVTDKLNLTGGYMATFIGYEVISPAGNFNYSTSYLFTNGPFQNAGVKATYAFSDKVSLMAGIFNDEWNVYQSAHNVDAFGAQLFLAPAKGWTAYINLLTANNSTPTSGTEIDLTTAYQITNAFKLGLNAADYSATDGAGTGGFEGVALYPQLAVSKMVTLGLRCEYFKNKAGTYQSAGPAAGESVTGLTLTANIKAGPLTLIPEVRLDNGSKDMFMDSNAAAIKSASQFVLAAVYAF from the coding sequence ATGAATAAAAAATTAATATTGCTTGCCTTTTTTGCTGCTGCCGCATGTACCGCTAAAGCTGCTGTAAATAATTTGGATACTACTAAAATGGCCGGAGATCCGCCTTTGACCATATCGGGTTCTGTAGATGCCTACTATAAATATGATTTTTCGGGTCATAAGAATATACCTACCAGCTTTGCCAATAACCAAAACTCTATTTCTATCGGTATGATAGACCTGGGTTTAAAGAAAAAAGTTGGCAACGTCTCCTTTGTAGGCGAAGTATCGTTCGGCCCCCGCAGTGATCAATCACTCCCAACCGCGAATACAAATTATCACATCCAGAATTTATATGTTTCATATGATGTAACAGATAAATTGAACCTGACAGGTGGCTATATGGCAACCTTTATTGGGTATGAAGTCATCAGCCCGGCTGGTAACTTTAATTACTCCACATCCTATCTGTTCACTAACGGCCCGTTCCAGAATGCGGGTGTTAAGGCAACTTATGCTTTTTCTGATAAGGTAAGTTTGATGGCAGGTATTTTTAATGATGAATGGAATGTTTACCAGTCGGCTCATAATGTAGATGCCTTTGGCGCACAATTATTTCTGGCGCCTGCAAAAGGGTGGACGGCCTATATTAACCTGCTTACAGCCAATAACAGTACACCAACATCAGGTACAGAAATTGATTTAACAACCGCTTACCAAATTACAAATGCTTTTAAATTGGGATTGAACGCAGCAGACTACTCAGCAACCGATGGGGCCGGAACAGGTGGCTTTGAAGGAGTAGCCTTATATCCGCAATTAGCAGTATCAAAAATGGTTACTTTAGGATTAAGGTGTGAGTATTTCAAAAACAAGGCAGGTACTTACCAGTCGGCTGGGCCAGCTGCCGGTGAATCAGTAACTGGGTTAACATTAACGGCCAATATTAAGGCTGGCCCTTTAACTTTAATTCCGGAAGTGAGACTGGATAATGGATCAAAAGATATGTTTATGGATAGCAATGCCGCGGCTATTAAATCTGCATCGCAATTTGTATTAGCGGCTGTTTATGCTTTCTAA
- the kdpF gene encoding K(+)-transporting ATPase subunit F, producing the protein MIALFIVAIAVFVYMVYVLLKPEKF; encoded by the coding sequence ATGATCGCATTATTCATCGTCGCTATAGCCGTGTTTGTCTACATGGTATATGTGCTGCTAAAACCTGAAAAATTCTAA
- a CDS encoding YciI family protein, with protein MDEFILIFRHEDGAKVASPEQIQIWMKQTMDWIGGIASQNKFSGGNGLPFDDARVVHHNNVVTNGPFGEIKETIGGYIIVKASSVDEAVEFAKGCPVLQGEGNSVEVRKVVNGDGVH; from the coding sequence ATGGACGAATTTATTTTGATCTTCAGACATGAGGATGGCGCAAAGGTTGCTTCACCCGAACAAATCCAAATCTGGATGAAGCAAACTATGGACTGGATTGGCGGTATCGCTTCACAAAACAAATTTAGTGGCGGTAATGGCTTGCCTTTTGATGATGCAAGGGTTGTACATCATAATAATGTGGTTACCAATGGGCCATTTGGTGAAATTAAGGAAACCATAGGGGGCTACATTATTGTTAAAGCAAGTTCTGTTGATGAAGCGGTGGAATTTGCAAAAGGCTGCCCGGTTTTACAGGGAGAGGGTAATAGCGTAGAAGTGCGTAAAGTTGTTAATGGAGATGGTGTTCATTAA
- the kdpA gene encoding potassium-transporting ATPase subunit KdpA, whose product MNTEISGVIFTYLLTLAIAIPLGIYIARMFGGQKTWLDFMAPLERFIFRFSGIDTKKEMNWKQHMLALLTINSVWLIYAFFCLLYQAHLPMNPDGNPNQPPDLAFNTAISFLVNCNLQDYSGESGVTYFTQHFVIMFLQFVSAATGIAALFVLFKAFRDKVTNKLGNFWDFFVKSITRVLLPLSVVMAIILAFNGTPTSYKGKDTFITLQGDTAHVSRGPAAAMIAIKHLGTNGGGWFGANSAHPLENPNYLTNTVELVAQTIIPIALVFALGFYLKKRKFAYVMFGVMTIGMLMLLIPTMNAEINGSPAIARMGIIQPTGAMEGKEVRFGPANTAYWNIITTIISTGSVNSMHDSAMPVSGFMMMMAMMTNCFYGGCGVGILNFYIFIIIAVFISGLMVGRTPEFFGRKIEAREMKIASIIALLHPFVILVGTAVSSYVLVHMPNANWAVKPSAWLNNPSFHGFSEMLYQYTSSAANNGSGFEGLGDNNIFWNVSAGFVLLLGRFLPIIGPVAIAGILANKKFIPESAGTLKSDTSTFGIMVFAVIMIVAALSFFPALALGPIAEHFSLK is encoded by the coding sequence ATGAACACCGAAATCTCAGGCGTAATTTTTACTTACCTGCTTACTTTGGCCATCGCTATTCCGCTTGGTATTTACATCGCCCGCATGTTTGGCGGTCAAAAAACCTGGCTGGATTTTATGGCTCCTCTTGAACGTTTCATTTTCCGCTTCAGCGGTATCGATACTAAAAAAGAAATGAACTGGAAGCAGCATATGCTTGCGCTGCTCACCATTAACAGTGTATGGCTCATTTATGCTTTTTTCTGCTTACTGTACCAGGCGCATTTGCCTATGAATCCTGATGGTAATCCAAATCAACCCCCCGATCTGGCATTTAATACAGCCATCAGCTTTTTAGTGAACTGTAACTTACAGGATTACTCAGGTGAGAGTGGTGTCACTTATTTCACCCAGCATTTTGTGATCATGTTTCTGCAATTCGTTTCAGCAGCTACAGGTATTGCTGCCCTGTTTGTCTTATTCAAGGCATTCCGGGATAAGGTAACCAATAAGCTGGGCAACTTTTGGGACTTTTTTGTGAAAAGCATTACCCGCGTATTATTGCCATTATCTGTAGTAATGGCCATAATCCTGGCCTTTAACGGTACGCCCACAAGCTACAAGGGTAAAGATACATTTATTACCCTGCAGGGCGATACTGCACATGTATCAAGAGGCCCGGCAGCTGCCATGATCGCCATAAAACATTTGGGTACCAATGGCGGCGGCTGGTTTGGTGCAAACTCGGCTCACCCGCTCGAAAACCCAAATTACCTCACCAATACTGTTGAATTGGTAGCGCAAACCATTATTCCGATAGCTTTGGTATTTGCTTTAGGCTTTTACCTTAAAAAGAGAAAATTTGCCTACGTTATGTTTGGTGTGATGACCATTGGTATGCTGATGCTGCTTATCCCTACCATGAATGCTGAGATAAATGGCAGCCCAGCCATTGCCAGGATGGGGATCATCCAGCCAACTGGGGCAATGGAGGGTAAGGAGGTCCGCTTTGGCCCGGCTAATACCGCTTACTGGAATATTATAACCACCATCATTTCTACGGGGTCAGTCAACTCCATGCATGACAGCGCCATGCCGGTATCCGGCTTTATGATGATGATGGCCATGATGACCAACTGCTTTTATGGCGGCTGCGGTGTGGGGATATTGAACTTCTATATCTTCATTATTATCGCGGTATTCATATCCGGGCTGATGGTTGGGCGAACACCTGAATTTTTCGGGCGGAAAATTGAAGCTCGTGAAATGAAAATCGCATCCATTATAGCTTTGCTGCACCCTTTTGTTATATTGGTGGGTACAGCAGTATCATCTTACGTGCTGGTACATATGCCAAATGCCAATTGGGCGGTAAAGCCATCCGCATGGCTCAATAATCCAAGCTTCCATGGTTTTTCAGAAATGCTGTATCAATACACCTCTTCTGCCGCCAACAACGGGTCTGGTTTTGAAGGGCTGGGAGATAACAATATCTTCTGGAACGTAAGCGCGGGTTTTGTACTGCTGCTTGGCCGTTTTTTACCCATCATCGGCCCTGTTGCCATTGCCGGTATTTTAGCCAATAAAAAATTTATACCGGAATCTGCCGGCACATTAAAAAGTGATACTTCAACCTTTGGCATTATGGTATTTGCTGTAATTATGATAGTTGCCGCATTATCGTTTTTTCCAGCCCTGGCATTAGGCCCTATTGCTGAACACTTTTCTTTAAAATAA
- a CDS encoding helix-turn-helix domain-containing protein: MENCNQSAASVKEFALLEVLLYNKNRVISRIYIAEVVWRINFNRGTNLIDVYINYLRSKIDKGYSKQLIHTVIGMGYILKDS; this comes from the coding sequence ATGGAAAACTGCAATCAGTCAGCTGCGTCAGTAAAAGAGTTTGCATTATTGGAGGTTCTTTTGTATAATAAAAACCGTGTTATATCCAGGATTTATATAGCCGAGGTTGTATGGAGAATAAATTTCAACAGAGGCACAAATTTAATAGACGTTTACATTAACTATTTAAGAAGCAAAATTGACAAAGGCTATTCAAAGCAACTCATACATACCGTAATTGGAATGGGATATATTTTGAAAGATAGCTAA
- a CDS encoding RNA polymerase sigma factor: MEQQELIPHLFRSEYRKIVSVLCKRFGFDQIETAEDITSDTFVTAAQTWALKGIPQKPSAWLYNVAKNKAKNFLQRRSTFENKVTVEVKGNSSELHQFEIDLSPQNINDSQLQMMFAICHPSISPEAQIGLSLRILCGFGIDEIAEAFLVNKEAINKRLYRAKERLREEKIKIELPAKSEINERLETVLTTIYLLFSEGYYSASKDQTVRKELCLEAIRLCYMLIENKNTNKPHVNALLALMCFHASRLDARVSENGELILYDDQDQTLWNTDLIGRGGYFLNCATTGDRLSKYHLEATIAYWNTRPADTKEKWGNILQLYNRLLQIEYSPIAALNRTYALSKANGKQEAIIAAEKLNLSDNHFYYTLLGELYTDIDNKKAKVNFQKALSIAKTHPDKQSIQRKIDKLG, translated from the coding sequence ATGGAACAGCAGGAATTAATACCTCATTTATTCAGATCAGAGTACCGGAAAATAGTTTCGGTACTCTGTAAGCGTTTTGGCTTCGACCAGATTGAAACTGCTGAAGATATAACCAGTGATACCTTTGTTACAGCTGCCCAAACCTGGGCGCTTAAGGGCATTCCACAAAAACCTTCGGCATGGTTATATAACGTTGCAAAAAATAAAGCAAAAAATTTCTTACAACGAAGGTCAACTTTTGAAAACAAGGTTACAGTCGAAGTAAAAGGAAACTCTTCAGAACTGCATCAATTTGAAATTGATTTATCACCACAAAACATTAATGATAGCCAGCTGCAAATGATGTTTGCAATTTGTCATCCTTCAATTTCACCTGAGGCACAAATAGGTTTGTCGCTTCGGATTTTATGCGGTTTTGGAATTGATGAGATTGCAGAAGCTTTCCTGGTAAACAAAGAAGCAATAAATAAGCGGCTATACAGGGCAAAGGAGAGGTTAAGAGAGGAGAAAATAAAGATTGAACTTCCTGCCAAATCAGAGATTAATGAAAGGCTGGAGACTGTATTAACGACTATTTACCTGCTATTTAGTGAAGGGTATTACTCTGCAAGTAAAGATCAGACCGTTCGCAAAGAATTATGTCTTGAAGCTATTCGCTTGTGCTATATGCTCATCGAAAATAAAAACACGAATAAGCCTCACGTAAATGCTTTGCTTGCACTCATGTGCTTTCATGCTTCACGGCTGGATGCCCGGGTTAGCGAAAATGGTGAGCTTATTTTGTACGATGACCAGGATCAAACCCTTTGGAATACAGATTTAATAGGCAGGGGCGGATATTTTTTAAATTGCGCAACAACCGGTGACAGGCTTTCTAAGTATCACCTGGAAGCCACCATAGCCTATTGGAATACACGGCCTGCTGATACCAAAGAGAAATGGGGAAATATTTTGCAGCTATATAACCGGTTGCTGCAAATAGAGTATTCACCAATAGCAGCGCTAAACAGAACCTATGCGCTTTCAAAAGCAAATGGAAAACAGGAAGCTATTATTGCAGCTGAAAAGTTGAATCTGTCAGATAATCACTTTTATTATACATTGCTTGGTGAGCTTTATACTGATATTGATAACAAAAAAGCAAAGGTGAATTTTCAAAAGGCACTTTCCATTGCAAAAACACACCCTGACAAACAATCCATTCAAAGGAAAATTGACAAATTAGGATGA